A stretch of Allostreptomyces psammosilenae DNA encodes these proteins:
- a CDS encoding extracellular solute-binding protein yields the protein MKHTAGPTRRGFLAAGLGLGAAAALAGCGTPVTALGAGPSLQFWNLFAGGDGVRLQDMLNAYRQAHPGVTLEDATLTWGAPYYTKLAMSAAGGRSPDVAVLHLSRLTAFSPGRLLDPFDTDLLAEAGLTEADFPADLWQRGSRDGRLYAVPLDSHPLVNYYNTEICGQAGLLDTDGKLLPLESPEALIDALERTREITGTVGLTTDMLAPYRVWWSFFRQMDGTLELPEGGTCRIDEDTAIAALEYIRDLGERGLVNPAMDMDGAIAMFSSGQAAFHWNGEWEVSTFLNGQTPFSMDRFPGVFGNYRVRSDSHALVLPHQRDRDPSTTRDTYEFIAFLLKQSLTWAEGGHIPAYRPVAESADYLALDPQSNYRSAIDSAELDPQAWFSGSGADLDSQANAAFSAVVAGRATPQDGLRQFVDAMNRLLATPSPV from the coding sequence CCTCCAGTTCTGGAACCTCTTCGCCGGCGGCGACGGCGTCCGCCTCCAGGACATGCTGAACGCCTACCGGCAGGCCCACCCCGGGGTGACCCTGGAGGACGCCACCCTCACCTGGGGCGCCCCCTACTACACCAAGCTGGCCATGTCGGCCGCCGGCGGGCGCTCCCCGGACGTCGCCGTGCTCCACCTGTCGCGGCTCACCGCCTTCTCCCCCGGGCGGCTGCTCGACCCCTTCGACACCGACCTGCTCGCCGAGGCCGGCCTGACCGAGGCGGACTTCCCCGCCGACCTGTGGCAGCGCGGCAGCCGCGACGGCCGGCTGTACGCCGTGCCGCTGGACTCGCACCCGCTCGTCAACTACTACAACACCGAGATCTGCGGGCAGGCCGGCCTGCTGGACACCGACGGCAAGCTGCTGCCGCTGGAGAGCCCCGAGGCCCTCATCGACGCCCTGGAGCGCACCAGGGAGATCACCGGAACCGTCGGCCTGACCACCGACATGCTCGCCCCCTACCGGGTGTGGTGGTCCTTCTTCCGGCAGATGGACGGCACGCTGGAACTCCCCGAGGGCGGCACCTGCCGCATCGACGAGGACACCGCCATCGCCGCCCTGGAGTACATCCGCGACCTCGGCGAACGCGGGCTGGTCAACCCCGCCATGGACATGGACGGCGCCATCGCCATGTTCAGCAGCGGCCAGGCCGCCTTCCACTGGAACGGCGAGTGGGAGGTCAGCACCTTCCTCAACGGCCAGACGCCGTTCTCCATGGACCGCTTCCCCGGCGTCTTCGGGAACTACCGGGTCCGCTCCGACAGCCACGCCCTGGTCCTCCCGCACCAGCGCGACCGCGACCCGAGCACCACCCGGGACACCTACGAGTTCATCGCCTTCCTGCTGAAGCAGAGCCTCACCTGGGCCGAGGGCGGCCACATCCCCGCCTACCGCCCGGTCGCCGAGAGCGCGGACTACCTGGCCCTGGACCCGCAGTCCAACTACCGCTCCGCCATCGACAGCGCGGAGCTGGACCCCCAGGCGTGGTTCAGCGGCTCCGGCGCCGACCTGGACAGCCAGGCCAACGCGGCCTTCAGCGCCGTCGTCGCCGGCCGCGCCACCCCGCAGGACGGCCTGCGCCAGTTCGTCGACGCGATGAACCGACTGCTCGCCACGCCCAGCCCGGTCTGA
- a CDS encoding carbohydrate ABC transporter permease yields the protein MTTLTPGAARTTAGYPDAPTSRRPVGERVWNIVGLLVTAFVAFLWLLPLLWAADTSLKSEGETTQLPLRWIPESGFTLDAYRAIIEQGDLLRWFANSTVIAVAVTVLTLAIVALAAYGFSRTDFRGKGLVYAIVIAGLMVPPQVLIVPLFQEMTAFGLLDTYWAVILPQLAAPSMVYILKRFFDSIPPELEEAARMDGAGPLTIFLRIVLPLSRSVLVAVGIFTFIGAWNNFLWPFIATTNPDLMTIPVGLANVSSGYGLMYARIMASAVLGGLPLLILFVIFQRQIVRGVAHTGLGGT from the coding sequence GTGACCACCCTGACCCCCGGGGCCGCCCGCACCACCGCCGGATACCCCGACGCCCCCACCAGCCGGCGCCCGGTCGGCGAGCGCGTCTGGAACATCGTCGGACTCCTGGTCACCGCCTTCGTCGCCTTCCTGTGGCTGCTGCCGCTGCTGTGGGCGGCCGACACCTCGCTGAAGTCCGAGGGCGAGACCACCCAGCTCCCGCTGCGCTGGATCCCGGAGTCCGGGTTCACCCTGGACGCCTACCGGGCCATCATCGAGCAGGGCGACCTGCTGCGCTGGTTCGCCAACAGCACGGTCATCGCCGTCGCGGTCACCGTGCTCACCCTGGCCATCGTCGCGCTGGCCGCCTACGGTTTCTCCCGCACCGACTTCCGCGGCAAGGGCCTGGTCTACGCCATCGTGATCGCCGGCCTGATGGTGCCGCCGCAGGTGCTGATCGTCCCGCTGTTCCAGGAGATGACCGCCTTCGGCCTGCTGGACACCTACTGGGCGGTGATCCTTCCGCAGCTCGCCGCGCCCTCGATGGTCTACATCCTCAAGCGGTTCTTCGACTCCATACCGCCCGAGCTGGAGGAGGCCGCCCGGATGGACGGCGCGGGACCGCTGACCATCTTCCTGCGGATCGTCCTCCCGCTGTCCCGCTCCGTGCTCGTCGCGGTCGGCATCTTCACCTTCATCGGGGCGTGGAACAACTTCCTGTGGCCGTTCATCGCGACCACCAACCCGGACCTGATGACCATCCCGGTCGGCCTGGCCAACGTCTCCAGCGGCTACGGCCTGATGTACGCCCGGATCATGGCCTCGGCCGTCCTCGGCGGCCTCCCCCTGCTGATCCTCTTCGTCATCTTCCAGCGGCAGATCGTGCGCGGCGTCGCGCACACCGGCCTCGGCGGGACCTGA
- a CDS encoding class I SAM-dependent methyltransferase gives MPTLPREQPEPARSHQARQIAESFGMDAHRYDQARPGYPDDLVARVVAGSPGPDVLDVGCGTGIAARQFQAAGCTVLGVEPDPRMADFAQARGLPVEVATFEAWEPAGRAFDAVIAAQSWHWVDPDVGATKAARVLRPNGRLAVFGHVFEPPVEVAEPFAAAYRRVAPDSPLSGQPARRPLETYQAGYARIADRIRETGQFDEPEQWRFDWEQSYTRDQWLDLLPTTGGLTRLRPDQLAEVLGAVGRAVDALGGRFTMQYTTLATTAVRADTP, from the coding sequence ATGCCCACTTTACCGCGAGAGCAACCAGAGCCGGCGCGATCGCACCAGGCTCGACAGATCGCCGAGTCCTTCGGCATGGACGCGCACCGCTACGACCAGGCGCGACCGGGCTACCCCGATGACCTGGTGGCGCGCGTAGTCGCCGGGAGCCCGGGGCCCGACGTGCTGGACGTCGGCTGCGGCACGGGCATCGCGGCCCGCCAGTTCCAGGCCGCCGGTTGCACCGTGCTCGGCGTCGAACCGGACCCGCGGATGGCCGACTTCGCGCAGGCCCGCGGCCTGCCGGTCGAGGTGGCCACCTTCGAAGCCTGGGAGCCGGCCGGCCGTGCGTTCGACGCGGTGATCGCCGCCCAGTCGTGGCACTGGGTTGACCCGGACGTCGGCGCCACGAAGGCGGCCCGGGTGCTGCGTCCGAACGGGCGGCTGGCGGTCTTCGGGCACGTGTTCGAGCCGCCTGTGGAGGTGGCCGAGCCGTTCGCGGCGGCCTACCGGCGGGTGGCACCCGACTCGCCGTTGAGCGGTCAGCCGGCGCGACGTCCGCTGGAGACGTACCAGGCGGGATACGCGCGGATCGCCGACAGGATCCGCGAGACCGGGCAGTTCGACGAGCCGGAACAGTGGCGGTTCGACTGGGAGCAGTCCTACACGCGCGACCAGTGGCTGGATCTGCTCCCCACCACCGGCGGCCTCACCCGACTCCGTCCCGATCAGCTGGCCGAGGTACTCGGCGCGGTCGGCCGTGCGGTCGACGCCCTCGGGGGCCGCTTCACGATGCAGTACACCACCCTGGCGACCACCGCGGTACGCGCCGACACCCCGTGA
- a CDS encoding alpha/beta fold hydrolase, giving the protein MSHRAPSRTAIPARTVHRRVTVEGVEVFYRESLPERADAPVLLLLHGFPSASHQFRRLIDALGAHYRLIAPDYPGFGHTRAPEDFTYTFDRLADITEGFVDRLGLTRAALYLFDFGAPVGFRLALRRPGLVTGLVVQNGNAYEEGLSEGARSFTALTPDTPGAERTILDLFTLEATRAQYEGGTADPSSVAPEGWLLDQYFLDQPGRKQAQLALAYDYRSNIAAYPAWQAWLREHRPPTLITWGTGDPFFPEPGARAYLRDLPDAELHLFDTGHFALEDHLPEIAPLIADFLDRLPS; this is encoded by the coding sequence ATGTCGCACCGCGCCCCGTCCCGGACAGCCATCCCCGCGCGCACCGTCCACCGCCGCGTCACCGTCGAGGGAGTCGAGGTCTTCTACCGGGAGTCGCTGCCCGAGCGAGCCGACGCGCCCGTCCTGCTGCTCCTGCACGGCTTCCCCTCGGCCTCGCACCAGTTCCGCCGGCTCATCGACGCCCTGGGCGCGCACTACCGGCTCATCGCCCCCGACTACCCCGGCTTCGGCCACACCCGGGCCCCGGAGGACTTCACCTACACCTTCGACAGGCTGGCCGACATCACCGAGGGCTTCGTCGACCGGCTCGGCCTGACCCGCGCCGCGCTGTACCTGTTCGACTTCGGCGCCCCCGTCGGCTTCCGCCTGGCGCTGCGCCGCCCGGGGCTGGTCACCGGCCTGGTGGTGCAGAACGGCAACGCCTACGAGGAGGGCCTGTCGGAGGGAGCCCGGAGCTTCACGGCGCTCACCCCCGACACGCCGGGCGCCGAGCGGACCATCCTCGACCTGTTCACCCTGGAGGCCACCCGCGCGCAGTACGAGGGCGGCACCGCCGACCCCTCGTCGGTCGCCCCGGAGGGATGGCTGCTGGACCAGTACTTCCTGGACCAGCCCGGCCGCAAGCAGGCCCAACTCGCCCTCGCCTACGACTACCGGAGCAACATCGCCGCCTACCCGGCCTGGCAGGCGTGGCTGCGCGAGCACCGCCCGCCGACGCTGATCACCTGGGGCACCGGCGACCCGTTCTTCCCCGAGCCCGGCGCCCGCGCCTACCTGCGCGACCTGCCCGACGCCGAACTCCACCTGTTCGACACCGGCCACTTCGCGCTGGAGGACCACCTGCCGGAGATCGCCCCGCTGATCGCCGACTTCCTCGACCGCCTTCCGTCCTGA
- a CDS encoding SMP-30/gluconolactonase/LRE family protein, producing the protein MPPSPMHSPGGHPTRRPSRRSLLRLATGCAVGAAGTVGALGGALPGASSAAFAASLDGGPRAAAALGRRAGAVPLAETLVVAAPELYPEGVAWDPTRQAFLVSSTTGGSVSVVTPDGTVTELVPRIGECAILGLTVDARRGRLLVAYNDYHRRQYNPTDAPPVSGVGVFDLATGATLGLVDILMGRERSCANDLALDDRGNAYVTDSASDTLFRVAPDGTATALVSDPRWAAHNIGPNGIVHHPDGYLLLARYDGGRIFRVDLRRRTRPEVTEVTLDHRLTTIDGMALRPDGTLVVVVNNLGIAEYSPAGRDAVVLLGSDDSWRSATTIEDQPWPVQDPTTVAVTPHGDYVLSGRLGVLFAQVGTAGDFVLRRR; encoded by the coding sequence TTGCCGCCCTCGCCGATGCACTCCCCCGGTGGCCATCCGACCCGCCGCCCCTCCCGCCGCTCCCTGCTCCGCCTGGCCACCGGCTGCGCCGTGGGCGCGGCCGGCACGGTGGGCGCCCTGGGTGGGGCGCTGCCCGGCGCGTCGTCGGCGGCGTTCGCGGCCTCACTCGACGGCGGCCCGCGCGCGGCGGCGGCCCTGGGCCGGCGGGCGGGCGCCGTGCCGCTGGCGGAGACCCTGGTCGTCGCCGCGCCGGAGCTGTACCCGGAGGGTGTCGCGTGGGATCCCACTCGGCAGGCGTTCCTGGTCAGCTCCACCACCGGGGGCAGCGTCTCGGTGGTGACGCCCGACGGCACGGTGACCGAGCTGGTGCCGCGGATCGGGGAGTGCGCCATCCTCGGCCTCACCGTGGACGCCCGGCGCGGGCGCCTGCTGGTCGCCTACAACGACTACCACCGCCGTCAGTACAACCCGACCGACGCCCCGCCGGTGTCGGGCGTCGGGGTGTTCGACCTCGCCACCGGGGCCACCCTGGGGCTGGTCGACATCCTGATGGGGCGGGAGCGGTCGTGCGCCAACGACCTGGCCCTGGACGACCGCGGCAACGCCTACGTCACCGACTCCGCCTCCGACACCCTGTTCCGGGTGGCGCCCGACGGCACGGCGACGGCCCTGGTGAGCGATCCGCGCTGGGCGGCGCACAACATCGGGCCGAACGGCATCGTCCACCACCCCGACGGCTACCTGCTGCTCGCCCGCTACGACGGCGGCCGGATCTTCCGGGTCGACCTGCGGCGGCGGACCCGGCCGGAGGTCACCGAGGTCACCCTGGACCACCGGCTGACCACGATCGACGGCATGGCGCTGCGGCCGGACGGCACGCTCGTGGTGGTGGTCAACAACCTGGGCATCGCGGAGTACTCGCCCGCCGGGCGGGACGCGGTGGTGCTGCTGGGGTCGGACGACTCCTGGCGGAGCGCCACCACGATCGAGGACCAGCCCTGGCCGGTGCAGGACCCGACGACGGTCGCGGTGACCCCGCACGGCGACTATGTGCTCAGCGGGCGTCTCGGGGTGCTGTTCGCGCAGGTCGGGACGGCCGGCGACTTCGTGCTGCGACGGCGCTGA
- a CDS encoding CGNR zinc finger domain-containing protein has product MPGSNPLTGEPLALDLVNTRPAGPGGRTDLIDTPGRLAAWLALEAERLPAEFRGVAPGPEDLPPLHRVREHVEAVVRALLGGAAPPAAALHGLSEAQRAAPATREVGWDGAAVTAEPRRVGPLGVRLAALLAEAAVDLLTAPAVGRIRECEADGCVMLFLPSHPRRRWCSPSRCGNRARVARYYQRHRPTAGGGE; this is encoded by the coding sequence ATGCCTGGGAGCAATCCGCTGACCGGTGAGCCGCTGGCTCTCGACCTCGTCAACACCCGCCCGGCCGGCCCGGGCGGACGGACGGACCTGATCGACACCCCGGGGCGGCTGGCCGCCTGGCTGGCCCTGGAGGCGGAGCGACTGCCCGCCGAGTTCCGTGGCGTCGCGCCGGGGCCGGAGGATCTCCCGCCCCTCCACCGGGTCCGGGAGCACGTCGAGGCCGTCGTCCGCGCGCTGCTGGGCGGGGCCGCGCCGCCGGCCGCCGCGCTGCACGGCCTCTCCGAGGCGCAGCGCGCGGCGCCGGCCACGCGGGAGGTGGGCTGGGACGGCGCCGCGGTGACGGCCGAGCCCCGGCGCGTCGGCCCGTTGGGGGTGCGCCTGGCCGCGCTCCTCGCCGAGGCCGCGGTCGATCTGCTCACCGCGCCGGCGGTCGGCAGGATCCGGGAGTGCGAGGCGGACGGCTGCGTGATGCTCTTCCTGCCCTCGCACCCGCGGCGCCGCTGGTGTTCGCCGAGTCGGTGCGGCAACCGCGCGCGGGTGGCCCGCTACTACCAGCGGCACAGGCCCACCGCCGGCGGCGGGGAGTGA
- a CDS encoding helix-turn-helix domain-containing protein has protein sequence MKSSEADGPLAIGALAARFGLPTHVLRHWESMGLLEPERDHAGRRRYGRPDVVRVAAVLRAKEAGLSLESIRQLLATADVDARRRVMARHRDDLRQRMERIRAALEMLDCAMGCRHADLATCPHFRRAVAEPAREPVGEPFGASSTEPFPALFTEPFGEPFPERLGEPGGDTHGESSGGRPEG, from the coding sequence ATGAAGTCAAGCGAGGCCGATGGCCCGCTGGCGATCGGCGCGCTGGCGGCCCGGTTCGGCCTGCCCACCCATGTGCTGCGGCACTGGGAGTCGATGGGCCTGCTGGAGCCCGAGCGGGATCACGCCGGTCGCCGCCGCTACGGGCGACCGGACGTGGTCCGGGTCGCCGCCGTCCTGCGCGCCAAGGAGGCGGGGCTGAGCCTGGAGAGCATCCGCCAGTTGCTCGCCACCGCGGACGTCGACGCGCGCCGCCGGGTGATGGCCCGGCACCGCGACGACCTGCGGCAGCGCATGGAGCGGATCCGGGCGGCCCTGGAGATGCTGGACTGCGCGATGGGCTGCCGGCACGCCGACCTCGCGACCTGCCCGCACTTCCGGCGCGCCGTGGCCGAGCCGGCGCGCGAACCGGTCGGCGAGCCGTTCGGGGCGTCGTCCACCGAGCCGTTCCCCGCGCTGTTCACCGAGCCGTTCGGGGAGCCGTTCCCCGAACGGCTCGGGGAGCCGGGCGGGGACACCCACGGGGAGTCGTCGGGCGGACGGCCGGAGGGCTGA
- a CDS encoding carbohydrate ABC transporter permease, whose translation MAVLRTAEPGAPRPSRAAGAASGGSPTPARNRAGRRSGSLTGWMFVLPFLVVYALFLVWPTVSGLWMSFFNVSLSGSAGEFVALDNWIELFGDPAVWSSLWHTVQFTIISTPLLVGVGLGMALLTNRAMPARWLWRLAFFGPFVLPVTTVTLIFVWLFQPGFGLADTILGWFGIEGIGWLSDPRFAMWSIVLATLWWTVGFNYLLYLAALQSIPEHLYEAAAIDGASRWRQLWSITIPMLNRTTGLIVVLQLLASLKVFDQIYLMTSGGPNYATRPIIQYIYDAGFTNYRIGYASAISYFFFALIILVSVAQFRFTSRQEGKK comes from the coding sequence ATGGCCGTCCTCAGAACCGCCGAGCCCGGCGCACCACGCCCCTCCCGGGCCGCGGGTGCCGCCTCCGGCGGCAGTCCCACTCCCGCCAGGAACCGCGCCGGCCGCCGCTCCGGCAGCCTGACCGGGTGGATGTTCGTCCTGCCCTTCCTGGTCGTCTACGCGCTGTTCCTGGTGTGGCCGACCGTCTCCGGGCTCTGGATGAGCTTCTTCAACGTCAGCCTCTCCGGGAGCGCCGGCGAGTTCGTCGCACTCGACAACTGGATCGAGCTCTTCGGTGACCCGGCGGTGTGGAGCTCGCTGTGGCACACCGTCCAGTTCACCATCATCAGCACCCCGTTGCTGGTCGGCGTCGGCCTCGGCATGGCCCTGCTGACCAACCGTGCCATGCCCGCCCGCTGGCTGTGGCGACTGGCCTTCTTCGGCCCCTTCGTGCTGCCCGTCACCACCGTCACGCTGATCTTCGTCTGGCTGTTCCAGCCCGGATTCGGCCTGGCCGACACCATCCTCGGCTGGTTCGGCATCGAGGGCATCGGCTGGCTCAGCGACCCCCGGTTCGCCATGTGGTCGATCGTCCTGGCCACGCTGTGGTGGACGGTCGGCTTCAACTACCTGCTGTACCTGGCCGCGCTCCAGTCCATCCCGGAACACCTCTACGAGGCCGCCGCCATCGACGGCGCCAGCAGGTGGCGGCAGCTGTGGAGCATCACCATCCCGATGCTCAACCGCACCACCGGCCTGATCGTCGTCCTCCAGCTGCTGGCCTCGCTGAAGGTGTTCGACCAGATCTACCTGATGACCTCCGGTGGCCCCAACTACGCCACCCGGCCGATCATCCAGTACATCTACGACGCCGGCTTCACCAACTACCGGATCGGCTACGCCTCGGCGATCTCGTACTTCTTCTTCGCCCTCATCATCCTCGTCTCCGTCGCCCAGTTCCGGTTCACCAGCCGTCAGGAGGGCAAGAAGTGA
- a CDS encoding TetR/AcrR family transcriptional regulator → MPTGVHLRDARQQLFDAAERVLLREGPNGLTSRAVTDEAGCAKGVLHRHFADFDAFLTELVLDQAARLEAQAHTLHESVGTGTVAGNLTRALTTLFGPIPLAIIPLITFRDELRARLRQARPGGGIAILAQVATAVSAYLADERAAGRISADADIDSLTLSLVGGGHLLFTERAPEPPTTASVDKLVTTVLADVVQRRPRST, encoded by the coding sequence GTGCCGACCGGGGTACACCTTCGCGACGCGCGGCAGCAGCTGTTCGACGCCGCCGAACGCGTGCTGCTGCGGGAGGGCCCGAACGGGCTGACCAGCCGGGCCGTCACCGACGAGGCGGGCTGCGCCAAGGGCGTCCTGCACCGGCACTTCGCCGACTTCGACGCCTTCCTCACCGAGCTCGTGCTCGACCAGGCCGCACGGCTCGAGGCGCAGGCGCACACCCTGCACGAGTCCGTCGGCACCGGCACCGTGGCCGGCAACCTCACCCGCGCGCTGACCACCCTGTTCGGACCGATTCCGTTGGCGATCATCCCGCTCATCACCTTCCGCGACGAGTTGCGCGCGCGGCTGCGGCAGGCCAGGCCCGGAGGCGGCATCGCGATCCTCGCCCAGGTCGCGACCGCGGTCTCCGCCTACCTGGCCGACGAGCGGGCGGCGGGCCGCATCTCGGCCGACGCCGACATCGACTCGCTCACCCTCTCCCTGGTCGGAGGCGGGCACCTGCTGTTCACCGAGCGCGCCCCCGAGCCGCCGACCACGGCGAGCGTCGACAAGCTGGTGACCACGGTCCTCGCCGACGTCGTGCAACGGCGGCCACGCTCGACCTGA
- the arfA gene encoding arabinosylfuranosidase ArfA, translated as MHRATFTLNPAFTVARIDPRVYGSFLEHMGRAVYTGVYEPGHPAADGEGIRQDVLELVRELGVTLVRYPGGNFVSGYRWEDGVGPVEERPTRLDLAWHSVETNAFGLNEFAAWAKRAEVEPMMAVNLGTRGLQEAVDLLEYTNHPGGTQLSELRKAHGVEEPHGIKLWCLGNEMDGPWQVGHKTAEEYARIAAETAKAMRLVDDSLELVACGSSSQAMPTFGAWETTVLEEAYEHVDLISAHAYYEEVDGDAASFLASAVDMESFIENVVATADAVRARKRIAKRIKISFDEWNVWYLRRYHADPPTEWKQAPRVIEDQYNLTDAVVVGSLLIALLRHADRVAVACLAQLVNVIAPIMTEPGGPAWRQTTFHPFALTSKYARGEVLRVEPESPAEHTERFGDVPVLHATATREEDGSVTVLAVNRGLTESVELDVDVAALGDGYRVVEHLIIADEDRFAVNTAEQPDRVTPRPVDGTVVADGRLRGVLPPISWSVIRLTPAAE; from the coding sequence GTGCATCGCGCCACCTTCACCCTCAACCCGGCCTTCACCGTGGCCCGGATCGACCCCCGGGTCTACGGCTCCTTCCTGGAGCACATGGGCCGGGCCGTCTACACCGGCGTCTACGAGCCCGGCCACCCCGCCGCCGACGGCGAGGGCATCCGCCAGGACGTGCTGGAGCTGGTGCGCGAGCTCGGCGTCACCCTGGTGCGCTACCCCGGCGGCAACTTCGTCTCCGGTTACCGCTGGGAGGACGGCGTCGGCCCGGTCGAGGAGCGCCCGACCCGGCTGGACCTGGCCTGGCACTCGGTGGAGACCAACGCCTTCGGCCTGAACGAGTTCGCCGCCTGGGCCAAGCGCGCCGAGGTCGAGCCGATGATGGCGGTCAACCTGGGCACCCGCGGCCTCCAGGAGGCCGTGGACCTGCTGGAGTACACCAACCACCCCGGCGGCACCCAGCTGTCCGAGCTGCGCAAGGCCCACGGCGTGGAGGAGCCGCACGGCATCAAGCTGTGGTGCCTCGGCAACGAGATGGACGGCCCCTGGCAGGTCGGCCACAAGACCGCCGAGGAGTACGCCCGCATCGCCGCGGAGACCGCCAAGGCGATGCGGCTGGTCGACGACTCCCTGGAGCTCGTCGCCTGCGGCAGCTCCAGCCAGGCCATGCCGACCTTCGGCGCCTGGGAGACCACCGTGCTGGAGGAGGCCTACGAGCACGTCGACCTGATCTCCGCCCACGCCTACTACGAGGAGGTCGACGGGGACGCCGCCAGCTTCCTCGCCTCCGCCGTGGACATGGAGTCCTTCATCGAGAACGTGGTGGCCACGGCGGACGCGGTGCGCGCCCGCAAGCGGATCGCCAAGCGGATCAAGATCTCCTTCGACGAGTGGAACGTCTGGTACCTGCGGCGCTACCACGCGGACCCGCCGACCGAGTGGAAGCAGGCCCCGCGGGTCATCGAGGACCAGTACAACCTCACCGACGCCGTGGTCGTCGGCTCGCTGCTGATCGCCCTGCTGCGGCACGCCGACCGGGTCGCCGTGGCCTGCCTGGCGCAGCTGGTCAACGTGATCGCGCCGATCATGACCGAGCCCGGTGGGCCGGCCTGGCGGCAGACCACCTTCCACCCGTTCGCGCTGACCTCGAAGTACGCGCGCGGCGAGGTGCTGCGGGTGGAGCCGGAGTCCCCGGCCGAGCACACCGAGCGCTTCGGCGACGTCCCCGTCCTGCACGCCACGGCCACCCGTGAGGAGGACGGCTCGGTGACCGTGCTGGCCGTCAACCGCGGCCTGACCGAGTCGGTCGAGTTGGACGTGGACGTGGCGGCGCTGGGCGACGGCTACCGGGTCGTCGAGCACCTGATCATCGCGGACGAGGACCGCTTCGCGGTCAACACCGCCGAGCAGCCGGACCGGGTCACCCCCCGCCCGGTGGACGGCACCGTGGTGGCGGACGGCCGCCTGCGCGGCGTGCTGCCCCCCATCTCCTGGAGCGTGATCCGCCTCACCCCCGCCGCCGAGTAA
- a CDS encoding oxygenase MpaB family protein, with amino-acid sequence MDSPTPAAPPTSAAPSIPAPRLPEARLPGPGSPTWEYLAPWYTLAFGWRALVLQTAHPVVAAGVRDHSSYRADPWGRLDRTLTALQRVVYASEEEIRAAALRLRRRHTRIQGTGLDGRPYTAFDPEAFAWVHATLFESVDTLHRLSGRPIPAAQRARLYQEWLAVGQAMGVRPGDLPEDVSGFDAYFADMVATRLIDTPVVRDLLAIGTEWPVPRPEALRRLPEAVWRSLHAPVFRVGARITVATLPAAYRERLGLAETDPRRAARAERRAHATLRAVRGGVTLLPRQLRYQPIAARAMRRHGHRPPVG; translated from the coding sequence ATGGACTCCCCGACCCCGGCGGCCCCGCCGACCTCGGCCGCGCCGTCCATCCCCGCCCCACGGCTCCCCGAAGCACGGCTCCCCGGGCCCGGATCGCCGACCTGGGAGTACCTCGCCCCCTGGTACACCCTCGCCTTCGGCTGGCGCGCGCTGGTGCTGCAGACCGCGCACCCGGTCGTCGCGGCCGGAGTCCGCGACCACTCCAGCTACCGCGCGGATCCCTGGGGCCGGCTGGACCGCACCCTCACCGCCCTGCAGCGGGTGGTCTACGCCAGCGAGGAGGAGATCCGGGCCGCCGCGCTGCGGCTGCGCCGCCGGCACACCCGGATCCAGGGCACCGGCCTGGACGGCCGCCCCTACACCGCCTTCGACCCGGAGGCGTTCGCCTGGGTGCACGCCACCCTCTTCGAGTCCGTCGACACGCTGCACCGCCTCTCCGGCAGGCCCATCCCCGCCGCCCAGCGCGCTCGGCTGTACCAGGAGTGGCTCGCGGTCGGGCAGGCGATGGGCGTCCGCCCCGGTGACCTCCCCGAGGACGTCTCCGGCTTCGACGCGTACTTCGCCGACATGGTCGCCACCCGGCTGATCGACACCCCGGTCGTCCGCGACCTGCTGGCCATCGGTACCGAGTGGCCGGTGCCGCGCCCGGAGGCGCTGCGGCGCCTGCCGGAGGCGGTGTGGCGATCGCTGCACGCCCCGGTCTTCCGCGTCGGCGCGCGGATCACCGTGGCGACCCTGCCGGCCGCCTACCGCGAGCGCCTCGGCCTGGCGGAGACCGACCCGCGCCGCGCCGCCCGCGCCGAACGCCGGGCCCACGCCACCCTGCGCGCGGTCCGCGGCGGCGTCACCCTGCTCCCCCGCCAGCTGCGCTACCAGCCGATCGCCGCCCGCGCCATGCGCCGGCACGGCCACCGCCCGCCGGTCGGCTGA